One Prevotella intermedia ATCC 25611 = DSM 20706 DNA window includes the following coding sequences:
- a CDS encoding aminotransferase class IV, which yields MCVEQGRIINLDYHLERIKNTRKHFWNTEKTVPIDQLSALAATQDSKAKLRFTYDKENIYNLSCMPYNTRKIERLKLLASNDIEYSYKSVDRSVINLLKAQAEPTDEIIIVKQNRLTDTSYTNIVLFDGSQWITPSTPLLKGTRRAQLLEAGRLIEREVLAADLKSFQSISLINAMMDLEELVLSISSIENLL from the coding sequence ATGTGTGTAGAACAAGGCAGGATTATCAATCTTGACTACCATTTGGAACGAATAAAAAACACACGAAAACACTTTTGGAACACGGAAAAAACGGTTCCTATCGACCAGCTTTCAGCCCTTGCTGCCACCCAAGACAGCAAAGCAAAGCTACGCTTCACCTACGATAAAGAAAACATATACAACCTTTCTTGCATGCCTTACAACACAAGAAAGATAGAAAGACTTAAACTATTGGCAAGCAACGATATAGAGTATAGCTATAAAAGTGTTGATAGAAGTGTGATAAACCTATTGAAGGCACAGGCGGAACCTACAGATGAGATCATCATTGTAAAACAAAATCGCCTTACCGATACATCTTATACGAACATTGTGCTATTTGATGGCTCACAATGGATAACTCCTTCCACTCCTTTATTGAAAGGAACACGACGTGCACAGCTACTCGAAGCAGGCAGACTGATAGAGCGGGAAGTGCTTGCCGCCGACCTAAAATCGTTTCAATCCATATCGCTCATAAACGCTATGATGGATTTAGAAGAACTTGTACTGTCCATTTCAAGTATAGAGAACCTGCTATAA
- the pyk gene encoding pyruvate kinase: MKQTKIVCSISDFRCEVDFLRKLFFSGMNVVRMNTAHASEEGIRKIVENTRAVSPHIALLIDTKGPEIRTTSVAEPIKYKTGDIVKVFGRPDIESTHDIVNLSYKDIANDVKVGDHLLFDDGALDMEIIESVGPMLVAKVMNDGELGSRKSVNVPGAHIDLPALTEKDIANIKLAIDLDIDFIAHSFVRSAADVKAVQDLLDEYNSDIKIISKIENQEGVDNIDEIIDASYGIMIARGDLGIEVPIERIPGIQRNIIRKCISKRAPVIVATQMLHTMINNPRPTRAEVTDIANAIYSYTDALMLSGETASGKYPIEACRTMATIAERAEKDAHREGFLHIPLSDNMEQREFLAKSAIEATEHLGVKGIITDGDTGKTARNLAAFRGPNPVLAICYHDKLQRWLNLSYGLLPVYQQEKKSKHELFTAALRMLRQRGYIAPSDKIAYISGELGKGGVTTFLEINTVSAVFEDSYKARMRDK; the protein is encoded by the coding sequence ATGAAGCAAACAAAGATTGTATGTTCTATCAGTGATTTCAGATGCGAGGTCGATTTTCTACGCAAACTCTTCTTTTCGGGTATGAATGTAGTGCGTATGAACACAGCGCACGCATCGGAAGAAGGTATCAGGAAGATAGTAGAAAACACACGTGCAGTTTCGCCCCATATCGCTTTGCTTATCGATACAAAGGGGCCTGAAATTCGTACAACGAGCGTAGCAGAACCTATAAAGTATAAGACGGGCGACATTGTGAAGGTTTTTGGACGTCCTGATATAGAATCGACCCACGATATTGTGAACCTTTCCTACAAAGACATAGCCAACGACGTGAAAGTAGGCGACCATTTGCTGTTCGACGATGGTGCTCTTGATATGGAAATTATAGAGAGCGTTGGACCGATGCTCGTAGCAAAGGTGATGAACGATGGCGAGCTGGGCTCACGAAAAAGTGTGAATGTGCCTGGTGCGCATATAGATTTGCCTGCTTTAACCGAAAAAGATATTGCGAATATAAAGCTGGCTATCGACCTTGATATAGACTTTATTGCCCATTCGTTTGTGCGTTCGGCTGCCGATGTGAAGGCTGTTCAAGACCTTTTGGACGAATACAATTCTGATATAAAGATTATTTCGAAGATTGAAAACCAAGAGGGAGTGGACAATATCGACGAGATTATAGATGCTTCGTATGGTATTATGATTGCGCGTGGCGACTTGGGAATAGAGGTGCCAATCGAACGAATCCCAGGTATTCAGCGTAATATCATCAGGAAATGTATATCAAAGCGTGCGCCTGTAATTGTTGCAACGCAGATGTTGCACACAATGATAAACAATCCACGCCCTACTCGTGCAGAGGTAACTGATATTGCAAATGCCATTTACAGCTATACCGACGCATTGATGTTGAGTGGCGAAACTGCCAGCGGAAAGTATCCTATCGAGGCTTGTCGCACGATGGCTACCATTGCAGAGCGTGCTGAGAAAGATGCGCACCGTGAGGGATTTTTACACATTCCGCTAAGCGATAATATGGAACAGCGTGAGTTCTTGGCGAAAAGTGCAATTGAGGCAACCGAGCATCTTGGTGTAAAAGGAATCATAACCGATGGCGATACGGGTAAGACAGCACGCAATTTGGCTGCTTTCCGTGGCCCTAATCCAGTATTGGCGATTTGTTATCACGACAAACTGCAACGTTGGTTGAACCTCAGTTATGGTTTGCTTCCTGTTTATCAGCAAGAAAAGAAATCGAAACACGAACTCTTTACCGCTGCTTTACGAATGTTGCGCCAACGTGGGTATATAGCTCCGAGCGATAAAATTGCTTATATTTCGGGCGAATTAGGTAAGGGTGGAGTTACTACTTTCTTAGAGATTAACACCGTAAGTGCTGTGTTTGAGGACTCTTACAAGGCACGTATGCGTGACAAATAA
- a CDS encoding OmpA family protein translates to MKKLGLLFAAATLAVSASAQTVAESKTFDNIYIGINGGVATKTTGHKWLRDLNPNAGLRIGRYFTPVFGLAIEGNAYFSNKPWKSTGTVVRYINTQLLGTVNLSNWFGGYAGEPRCFEVSAVYGLGWGHVFNHRDDLEPINRMTSKAGLDLAFNFGSKKQWQIYIEPSINWAFLGQHEGRTKNDGAGQYGYNAYSNGDQPVYNIHNSMVQLNAGIVYKFKNSNGAHNFTIVTPRDQAEIDALNAQINELRNRKPEVITKEVEVIKEVPAVKEFTVSDLVFVTFAQGKYNLTSEAKAALDNVKAGSHVQVVGTASPEGGAALNQRLSENRAKVVADYLRSRGVIIDEATGKGVQGVTSNRLAVVYVK, encoded by the coding sequence ATGAAAAAGTTAGGTTTATTGTTTGCTGCCGCAACATTGGCAGTATCTGCATCAGCACAGACAGTTGCAGAAAGTAAGACTTTCGACAACATTTACATCGGTATTAATGGTGGCGTTGCTACTAAGACAACTGGCCACAAGTGGTTGAGAGACCTCAACCCTAACGCTGGTCTCCGCATCGGTCGTTATTTCACTCCTGTATTCGGTTTGGCAATTGAGGGTAACGCATACTTCTCTAATAAGCCTTGGAAATCAACAGGTACAGTGGTACGCTACATCAACACACAGTTGTTGGGTACTGTAAACTTGAGCAACTGGTTCGGTGGTTACGCTGGCGAGCCACGTTGCTTTGAAGTAAGCGCAGTTTACGGTCTTGGTTGGGGACACGTATTCAACCACAGAGACGATTTGGAGCCAATCAACCGTATGACATCTAAGGCAGGTCTTGACCTTGCTTTCAACTTCGGTTCAAAGAAGCAATGGCAGATTTATATTGAGCCATCTATCAACTGGGCATTCCTCGGTCAGCATGAGGGTCGTACCAAGAATGATGGTGCAGGTCAATATGGCTACAACGCTTACTCTAACGGCGACCAACCAGTTTACAACATTCACAACTCAATGGTTCAGTTGAACGCTGGTATCGTTTACAAGTTCAAGAACTCTAACGGTGCTCACAACTTCACCATCGTAACTCCACGCGACCAAGCTGAAATCGACGCTCTCAACGCACAGATTAACGAGCTCCGCAACCGCAAGCCAGAAGTTATCACTAAGGAAGTTGAAGTTATCAAGGAAGTACCTGCAGTTAAGGAATTCACAGTTTCTGACCTTGTATTCGTAACATTCGCTCAAGGTAAGTACAACCTTACATCAGAGGCTAAGGCAGCTCTTGACAACGTTAAGGCAGGTAGCCACGTACAGGTTGTTGGTACAGCTTCTCCAGAAGGTGGTGCAGCACTCAACCAGAGATTGTCTGAAAACCGTGCTAAGGTGGTTGCTGACTACCTCAGAAGCCGTGGCGTTATCATAGACGAAGCTACTGGTAAGGGTGTTCAGGGTGTAACATCTAACCGCCTTGCAGTTGTTTACGTTAAGTAA
- a CDS encoding transketolase family protein, which produces MNNNKVMNRAADNIRILAASMVEKAKSGHPGGAMGGADFINVLFSEYLVFDPEQPEWAGRDRFFLDPGHMSPMLYSALALQGKFTIDDLKDFRQWGSPTPGHPERDIKRGIENTSGPLGQGHSFAAGAAVAEKFLEAQLGKEVMQHKIYAYISDGGVQEEISQGVGRIAGNLGLNNLIMFYDANDIQLSTECNEVMNEDTAAKYKAWGWNVLTCNGNDVDEIRQALDAALTEKERPTLIIGKTIMGKGALKEDGTSYEHSIKTHGAPLGGDAYINTIKNLGGDIDDPFKVFPEVAELYANRLKELKGIVEKRHNEEQKWAEANPEKAKLYKEWFSGEAPKIDWTAVNQKADIATRAASAACLSVLAEQVPNMICSSADLSNSDKTDGFLKKTKNIVRNDFSGAFFQAGVSELTMACMCIGMMLHGGVVTAMGTFFVFSDYMKPAVRLAALMQVPVKFIWSHDAFRVGEDGPTHEPVEQEAQIRLMEKLQNHAGKDSVRVFRPADAEETTICWQMAMENTDTPTALILSRQNVTNLPEGNNYELASKGAYIVNGSDENYDVILVASGSEVSTCIAGAELLKADGLKVRIVSAPSEGLFRRQSAEYQESVLPKNAKVFGLTAGLPVTLQGLVGANGTVYGLNSFGFSAPYKVLDEKLGFTAQNVYEQVKLFLA; this is translated from the coding sequence ATGAACAACAACAAAGTTATGAACCGCGCGGCGGACAATATCAGAATTCTCGCTGCTTCCATGGTGGAGAAAGCAAAATCAGGACACCCTGGAGGAGCAATGGGCGGCGCAGATTTCATCAATGTCCTCTTTTCCGAATACTTGGTATTCGACCCTGAACAACCCGAATGGGCAGGTCGCGACAGGTTCTTTCTGGATCCTGGACACATGTCTCCAATGTTATATTCAGCATTGGCACTTCAAGGAAAATTTACAATAGACGATTTAAAGGACTTCCGCCAATGGGGCTCTCCTACTCCTGGACACCCTGAACGTGATATTAAAAGAGGTATAGAAAACACATCTGGTCCATTAGGACAAGGACATTCTTTCGCAGCAGGTGCAGCCGTAGCCGAGAAATTCCTCGAAGCACAATTGGGCAAGGAAGTTATGCAGCATAAAATTTACGCATACATCTCAGACGGTGGCGTTCAAGAAGAAATCTCACAAGGCGTTGGCCGTATTGCTGGCAACTTAGGTTTAAACAACCTGATTATGTTCTACGACGCCAACGACATTCAGCTATCTACCGAATGTAACGAGGTAATGAACGAAGACACTGCTGCCAAATATAAGGCATGGGGGTGGAATGTGCTGACGTGCAACGGCAACGATGTAGACGAAATCCGACAAGCACTCGACGCTGCACTCACCGAGAAAGAACGCCCAACGCTTATCATTGGAAAAACCATTATGGGAAAAGGTGCGCTCAAGGAAGACGGTACAAGCTACGAGCACAGTATCAAGACACACGGCGCACCACTTGGTGGAGACGCATATATAAATACGATTAAGAACTTAGGTGGCGATATTGACGACCCATTCAAAGTATTTCCCGAAGTGGCAGAACTCTATGCCAACCGCTTGAAAGAACTGAAAGGCATTGTTGAAAAGCGTCATAATGAAGAACAAAAATGGGCAGAAGCCAACCCTGAAAAGGCAAAACTATACAAAGAATGGTTTAGTGGCGAAGCACCAAAGATAGACTGGACGGCTGTAAACCAAAAAGCCGACATAGCTACACGTGCAGCAAGTGCAGCTTGTTTGAGCGTACTCGCAGAGCAAGTTCCTAATATGATATGTTCTTCTGCCGACCTTTCTAACTCTGATAAGACTGATGGCTTCTTGAAGAAAACAAAGAATATCGTACGCAACGACTTCTCTGGTGCATTCTTCCAAGCAGGCGTCAGCGAACTGACAATGGCTTGTATGTGTATCGGTATGATGCTGCATGGTGGCGTTGTTACCGCTATGGGCACATTCTTTGTCTTCTCCGACTATATGAAACCTGCCGTTCGCCTTGCTGCATTAATGCAAGTTCCAGTGAAATTCATTTGGAGCCACGACGCATTCCGCGTAGGTGAAGACGGCCCAACCCACGAACCAGTTGAACAAGAAGCACAAATCCGCTTGATGGAAAAGCTTCAGAACCATGCAGGCAAAGACTCTGTGCGTGTCTTCCGCCCTGCCGATGCAGAGGAAACAACAATTTGTTGGCAGATGGCAATGGAGAATACAGACACACCAACAGCCTTAATACTTTCTCGCCAAAACGTTACCAACCTCCCAGAAGGCAACAACTACGAGTTGGCAAGCAAGGGTGCATACATCGTAAATGGCTCTGACGAAAACTATGATGTTATTCTCGTAGCAAGCGGTTCAGAAGTTTCAACCTGTATTGCGGGTGCTGAACTTCTTAAAGCCGATGGTTTGAAGGTTCGTATCGTAAGTGCGCCATCTGAAGGATTGTTCCGTCGCCAATCAGCAGAATACCAAGAAAGCGTTCTTCCTAAGAATGCTAAGGTCTTCGGACTGACGGCTGGCCTTCCTGTAACACTTCAAGGACTGGTCGGTGCAAACGGTACCGTATATGGTCTTAACAGCTTCGGCTTCTCAGCACCATACAAGGTACTTGACGAGAAGTTGGGCTTTACAGCTCAAAATGTTTATGAACAAGTTAAATTATTTTTAGCATAA
- a CDS encoding acyl-[acyl-carrier-protein] thioesterase codes for MNNLPTIGKYHFMAEPFHCDFTKHLFIGHLGNNLLNAADFHSNERGYGVNYLNTINKTWVLSRLAIELDEMPTIYEKFTVETWVDSVMRYFTNRNFKIANEDGRVYGYGKSIWAMIDTETRQPVDILKVDNQTILKYIETNYDNPIKKSSRVKLDNNLILQKSIIANYSDVDINGHVNSIKYIEHILDLFPLEWYKQHAIRKFDIAYITESHNDETLKFYTDKKIEMVNDEVAIQITKSNSESEIEVCRCKITFV; via the coding sequence ATGAACAACTTACCAACAATAGGAAAATACCATTTTATGGCAGAACCGTTCCACTGCGACTTCACTAAGCATTTGTTTATAGGTCATTTAGGCAATAACCTTTTAAATGCAGCAGACTTTCACAGCAACGAACGGGGCTACGGAGTAAACTATCTGAACACTATAAACAAGACGTGGGTTTTAAGTCGCCTTGCCATAGAATTAGACGAAATGCCTACCATCTACGAAAAATTTACGGTGGAAACATGGGTAGATAGCGTAATGCGCTACTTCACGAACCGTAATTTCAAGATAGCAAACGAAGATGGACGTGTATATGGTTATGGAAAAAGTATCTGGGCAATGATTGATACCGAAACACGACAGCCCGTAGACATTCTGAAAGTAGATAATCAGACCATTCTAAAATATATAGAAACAAACTATGACAACCCTATCAAGAAGTCTTCAAGGGTGAAGTTGGACAACAACCTGATACTTCAGAAGTCGATTATAGCCAACTACAGCGACGTAGACATTAACGGACACGTAAACTCCATAAAGTATATAGAGCATATTTTAGACCTTTTCCCACTTGAATGGTACAAACAACACGCCATAAGAAAATTTGATATTGCCTATATAACAGAATCGCACAATGACGAAACATTGAAGTTCTATACCGATAAGAAGATAGAAATGGTCAATGACGAGGTGGCTATACAAATAACAAAATCAAACTCGGAAAGCGAAATAGAGGTATGCCGCTGTAAAATAACATTCGTTTAA
- a CDS encoding RpiB/LacA/LacB family sugar-phosphate isomerase, with the protein MEIKTVGVACDHAGLPLKKFVIQYLEEHKLPYKDFGCNSDLSCDYPDYAHPLAEALCNGEVYPAIAICGSGEGMAITLNKHQGVRAGLAWNKDVAELIRQHNDANTLVMPGRFVDNKTAEKIMDAFFKATFEGGRHERRVQKIDL; encoded by the coding sequence ATGGAAATTAAAACAGTAGGTGTTGCTTGCGACCACGCAGGCCTCCCTTTAAAGAAATTTGTCATTCAGTATCTCGAAGAACATAAACTCCCTTATAAGGACTTTGGTTGCAACAGCGATTTAAGCTGCGATTATCCTGACTACGCTCACCCACTTGCAGAAGCACTCTGCAACGGAGAGGTTTATCCTGCTATTGCTATCTGTGGAAGTGGCGAAGGTATGGCAATCACACTCAACAAGCATCAAGGTGTAAGAGCTGGTTTGGCTTGGAACAAAGATGTTGCAGAACTTATTCGTCAGCACAACGATGCTAATACACTCGTTATGCCAGGTCGTTTTGTTGATAACAAGACAGCTGAAAAGATTATGGACGCATTCTTCAAAGCTACTTTTGAAGGCGGTCGCCACGAGCGTCGCGTTCAAAAAATCGACCTTTAA
- a CDS encoding transcriptional regulator has product MKQPLDPFFQNKLRLSVMSILMTNREVAFLYLCEQTGATDEKMNEQLELLEQKGYITTMCAFFGKCPRKSCTIEPKGEQVFLDYIETLEEHLKEEK; this is encoded by the coding sequence ATGAAGCAGCCATTAGACCCATTTTTCCAGAACAAGTTGAGGCTTTCGGTAATGTCAATCTTAATGACAAACAGAGAGGTTGCGTTTCTTTATCTGTGCGAACAAACTGGTGCTACCGATGAAAAAATGAACGAGCAGTTAGAGCTATTGGAACAAAAAGGTTATATTACTACTATGTGTGCGTTCTTTGGCAAGTGTCCACGGAAGTCCTGTACGATAGAACCAAAAGGCGAACAAGTTTTTTTGGATTATATAGAAACATTGGAGGAACATCTCAAAGAAGAAAAATAA
- a CDS encoding zinc-ribbon domain-containing protein translates to MLYQVTCKKCGGKFRISVDNILRTTSVCPHCGQKLAILIPKEQVATSTQESVAPQNVGIQSGNNTLSHENEAATQPKAKRKRSKRLVKVVLLLLFGAFLVGGVFSFSRYRQQQEELVKIARQHHRDSVMKVREMLQAKAMAAQKQEKMRTMAYTFLRSFYLNAVLSGADVTQYEPYLTEGCRQILYGINENASGLDKQAAWWGMFGTLSGLDNPDELSRNLRISHYEGDWYKVRLAQNGESEQRLVKLKQVGNRFLIDNVR, encoded by the coding sequence ATGCTCTATCAGGTAACTTGCAAAAAATGCGGAGGGAAGTTTCGGATTTCAGTTGACAACATACTGCGAACCACTTCTGTTTGTCCACATTGTGGGCAAAAGTTGGCTATACTGATACCCAAAGAGCAGGTTGCAACATCGACACAGGAAAGCGTTGCGCCTCAAAACGTTGGTATTCAGAGCGGAAACAATACACTTTCGCACGAAAACGAAGCGGCAACACAACCGAAAGCGAAGCGTAAAAGAAGTAAAAGACTTGTAAAGGTGGTGCTTCTTTTGCTTTTCGGTGCGTTTCTTGTTGGTGGTGTTTTCTCGTTTAGCAGGTATCGCCAACAACAGGAAGAACTTGTCAAGATAGCACGACAGCATCATCGCGATTCGGTGATGAAAGTGCGAGAGATGCTACAAGCAAAAGCTATGGCAGCCCAAAAGCAGGAAAAAATGCGGACTATGGCTTACACATTCTTGCGTTCGTTCTACTTGAATGCCGTGCTTTCAGGGGCAGATGTAACGCAATATGAGCCGTATCTGACGGAAGGTTGCAGACAAATACTCTATGGAATCAATGAAAATGCTTCTGGTTTAGACAAGCAAGCAGCTTGGTGGGGAATGTTTGGAACACTTTCTGGCTTGGATAATCCTGATGAATTGAGTCGTAATTTAAGAATTTCTCATTACGAGGGAGATTGGTATAAGGTACGATTGGCACAGAATGGTGAGTCTGAACAGCGGCTTGTTAAGCTGAAACAAGTCGGTAACAGATTTTTAATTGATAATGTAAGATAA
- a CDS encoding aminodeoxychorismate synthase component I has translation MEIYNRREAQQRMNELAKANKPFVFVISYDQQQAYIEEVERIDTSEMLYAFPTINNIPTGEAASNTPVEWLFDAPDRTEYQRSIEHVKTNQRNGNSYLANLTCKVPIRTNLTMREIFLRSTAKYRCWLKNNFVCFSPEIFVRIEGQTIRSFPMKGTIAADTPNAAETLMNNAKEAAEHATIVDLIRNDLSIVANQVSVEKYRYIDKLTTNKGQILQTSSEIVGQILPHYRTNVGDLLFGLLPAGSITGAPKPITTRIIAEAETYERGFYTGVMGHWENGNLDSAVMIRFIDTDGKQLFYKAGGGITAQSNDDDEYNEIMEKVYVPIY, from the coding sequence ATGGAGATCTACAATCGGCGGGAAGCACAGCAACGTATGAACGAGCTTGCGAAAGCAAATAAACCATTTGTTTTTGTTATCAGCTACGACCAGCAACAGGCATATATAGAAGAGGTGGAACGCATCGACACTTCGGAAATGCTCTATGCTTTTCCCACGATAAACAATATTCCGACAGGCGAAGCAGCAAGCAACACGCCCGTGGAATGGCTATTTGATGCGCCCGACCGTACTGAGTATCAGCGCAGTATCGAACACGTGAAAACCAACCAACGCAATGGCAACAGCTATTTGGCAAACTTAACGTGCAAAGTACCTATACGCACAAACCTTACGATGCGAGAAATATTTCTCCGTTCAACTGCCAAGTACCGCTGTTGGCTTAAAAACAACTTCGTTTGCTTCTCTCCCGAGATATTCGTTCGCATCGAAGGGCAGACCATACGCTCGTTTCCGATGAAAGGAACCATAGCAGCCGACACGCCCAACGCAGCAGAAACATTGATGAACAATGCGAAAGAGGCTGCCGAACACGCTACCATTGTAGACCTGATACGCAACGATTTGAGCATTGTTGCCAATCAAGTAAGCGTGGAAAAGTATCGTTACATCGACAAACTAACCACCAACAAAGGACAGATTTTGCAAACCAGCTCGGAAATAGTGGGGCAAATTCTCCCCCACTACCGCACAAACGTTGGCGACTTGCTGTTCGGTCTGCTCCCAGCAGGGTCGATTACAGGTGCGCCAAAGCCCATAACAACCCGCATTATTGCCGAAGCCGAAACCTACGAACGTGGTTTTTACACGGGCGTAATGGGGCATTGGGAGAACGGAAACCTCGACAGTGCTGTGATGATTCGTTTCATCGACACCGACGGAAAACAACTTTTCTACAAAGCTGGTGGCGGAATTACGGCGCAAAGCAACGACGACGATGAGTACAACGAAATAATGGAGAAGGTGTATGTGCCAATTTATTGA